One segment of Gopherus flavomarginatus isolate rGopFla2 chromosome 8, rGopFla2.mat.asm, whole genome shotgun sequence DNA contains the following:
- the STRIT1 gene encoding sarcoplasmic/endoplasmic reticulum calcium ATPase regulator DWORF, which produces MAELGAIPYSRLVVPALLVVGWIVGCVLMVYIVFS; this is translated from the exons ATGGCAGAACTAG GGGCTATCCCATACTCACGTCTTGTTGTACCCGCACTTCTTGTGGTTGGCTGGATTGTGGGTTGTGTGTTAATGGTTTACATAGTCTTCTCTTGA